The sequence CCTCCCTGCGCCCCCGTCCACTCACCCCCTCCCCTCCCCCCACCCCCCACTTCCCACTGCCCACTGCCCACCTCCCACTTCCCACCGCCCACTGCCCGCTCCCCACTGCCCACTGCCCACTGCCCACTGCCCACCGCCCACCGCCCACTGCCCACTGCCCACTGCCCACTGCCCACTTCTCCCGCTTGTGAAAAATTTCACAAATTGCCCTTGCCCCCATTTTCACTCAGCCGCATCTTGTCCCATGGCAAAGGCCGAGCTCTCCTACAAAACAGGCAAACAGCCTCACCCACGCGAACACCGCCTGATCTTCCGCAACATCGATCGCGAGGGTTACGACCCTTCCATCGAATGCTACCAGAAGCACGGCGGCTACGACCAGCTCCGCAAAGCCATCGGCATGGAACGTCAGACCATCATTGACGAGGTCAAAAAATCCGGCCTCCGCGGTCGTGGCGGTGCCGGATTCCCCACCGGCGTCAAATGGGGCTTCATACCGCCCACCAATACCAAGCCTGTCTACCTCATCTGCAACGCCGATGAATCCGAGCCCGGCACCTTCAAAGACCGGTATATCATGCACCAGGACCCGCATCAACTGGTCGAAGGCATGATCATTTCCTGCTTCGCCGTCAAAGCCCAGCTCGCCTACATCTACATCCGCGAAGAATTTCCCCAAGCCGCCATCATCCTCGAAAAAGCCCTGGCCGAAGCGCGCGCGCAAAATTTCCTTGGCAAAAACATCCTCGGCAGCGGATTCGACCTCGAAATCCACGTCCATCGCGGTGCCGGAGCCTACATCTGCGGCGAAGAAACCGGCCTCATCGAATCGCTCGAAGGCAAACGCCCCTATCCACGCATCAAGCCTCCCTACTTCCCTGCCGCGCTGGGCCTCTACATGAGCCCCACCATCGTCAACAACGTGGAATCGCTCTGCCACGTCAAACACATCCTCGAAATCGGCGGCGAAGAATACGCCAAACTTGGCACCCCCAACAACACCGGCACCCGCATCCTCTGCGTCTCCGGCGATGTCCAAAAACCCGGTTATTACGAGATCCAGGTCGGCAAGCTCACCATGCGCGAGGTTATCGAAGACCTTTGTGGTGGCCTCAAACCCGGCCGCAAACTCAAAGCCATCATCCCCGGCGGTTCCTCCTCAAAAGTCCTTCGTGCCGACGAAACCTATAAACTCAAAGACGGCCGCGAACTCACCATCTGGGACATCCCCATGGACTTCGACACCATGGCCGCCTGCGGATCCATGGCCGGCTCCGGCGGTGTCATCATCATGGACGACTCCCGCTCCATGAGCTGGGTCATCAACAACCTCAACAACTTCTACGCCCACGAAAGCTGCGGCCAGTGCACCCCCTGCCGCGAAGGCAGCCTGTGGATGAAGAAAATCAGCGACCGCATCGTCGCCGGCAATGCCAGTCCCAGCGATGTCGACGAACTCGAACGCGTCGCCAACCAGATCGAAGGCAAGACCATCTGTGCTTTCGGTGAAGCCTGCTCCTGGCCCACCCAGTCCTTCGTTAAAAAATTCCGCGAAGAACTCACCGGCGACACCAAACCCGATCTCGAAGGCCTCATCAAAAATCCCGAGTCCGCCCTCGCCGCTGCCAGTCTGGTTGCTTGAGGACAGCGTCGCCCGCGCTCAAAGTCCTGCTCGCGTCCCGTGCGTTCAGGCTAAACAACCCCCTACTAAACCGAAACCCTTCCACGCCTCGCCGTGATGGCTGAGAAGGCGATCATCAACAACACCGCCCGCGAAGGCTCAGGCACCTGCACAATCTGAAATCCCGCCACCTTGCTGCGCTCCGTGGTTGTTGATCCATCTGCCGCAAACAGAGTGAGCAAAAGATCCGACCCGGTCAGTCCGCTAAATTTCACATAGTTGCCTTGAGTGACCGAGGCATCGACCCCATTCACAATCGTCGTATCGGTTGAAAGCACATAACCAGTCCCCGAGGTATTGGGCATTCCGGCTCCACCCCTCGCATAATAAGTCGTTGATCCAACCGTGAATCCACCGATCCGCGATGCTCCATCGTCAAACATGTAAACATACAGGTCATAAGCCGCGAACGGAATATTGCTGAAAGCTGCTGTCGCACTGGTGAACACATCGGCCACCCCATTGAACAACTGAGCGTCATTGGTTGACTCCCCGGTTCGGTTGCCGAAGTTCCCCCCCGTCCCAATACCTCCTGTGAAGGTGAAACTCATCGAAAAGCTCCCACCAACCAGGGTTCCATCCTCATAAATCACCGAATCGCTGGCATCAAGCAACGCGTTGTTTTGATTGAAATTGTTCCAGTTCCCAACCCTCACCCCGGGCGCACCCGCCAGATCCCCCACCAGCATATCCCCGTTTGGACCGGCGGAATGCGGACTAAAACTGATCACTGTCGCCGCCGAAGCTATTGATGAGCAAAAACACACCATCCCCATCCACCCGACCACGGCTGTTTGCGTAACCCACTTCATAAAACGATATTAGCCAGCACCAGCCTGTAAATCCAACAAAACCTGCCCGTATTGGCCCTAAAAAACCAATCACTCCAACCGGGCCAACTTCTTCTGCACGCCATAGCGACAACTTCACCGCATAGACTTCGTCGTGACGGAAAACTCGCAAAAACACGTCTCACCTGCCAACCCATCGCTCATGGAGCCGACGCAGATCGAGTCTGACTACCCGGAGCCAACCTCATGGCCATCGTCTCAAACACTAGATATGTCGGACCAACCGCACGGTCCGCCGCCTGCATCACCCCCACCACACGACCCGTTCGAACATTGACCACCGGCGATCCACTGGTTCCCGCCACATTCTCGGTGGTCTGAACCGCAAATCGTTGCATCGTGGGGCGATCCCACAACTTGATGTCTTCCTTCGCCATCAGTTTGCCGACAATCCACTTTCCTTTGCCAATCACCAACGCGAGTTCATCCCCGGGCAAAAGCTCGTCCTCCACCCGATACTCAAGCACATTTAACGGACCTGTCGTCGCCGTCACCAGCTGCATCCATGACTTCGGTTGCGCAACGGTCTTGGTGACATCCAACGTGACAATGTCATCATCCAACCCCTCCAATCTGGCGGGAGGTTTCTCCATCGATTCGTATTGATGACGGCTGCTCGCCGCAAAGATCACCCCCCCAGCGGCGCGAAACAGGAATCCCGAATCCGCCCTCGCTGTCGCCAGCCTGGTTGCTTAGCGGGTGATCCCTTTCACATCGCATTCCCGAACGACTCAGAAAGATCGCGCTCTACGGCGCGGTTTTTGTGTTTCCTCTATGCTTTGCGCCAGTCGATGATCTGCAAACCTTGTATTCGACTGAAGTCGCGAACATTGTTGGTCACCAGGGACAGCTTCAGCACCAGCGCCAGGGAGGCAATAAACACGTCTGGCAGGCTGATCGGCATGCCTGCATTGAGCAATTTCGCGTTGATGGTAGCCGCCTCTTTGGCGCATCGGCTGTCGAAAGGCAAAATCTCCAAATGCGACAACAACAACGCGACCTTGCGACCTTCCTCAACTTGATAATCCGGACCGGCTCGCTCCGCTCCCTGATACAGTTCGAACTCAGTGATGGTCGAGAGCACCAGCTCCGCAGGTTTGTGTGCTCGAAAATGGGTTGTGACGAGCTTATGCCCCCGCAAAAGATCGATACACACATTCGTATCCAACAATAGCCGTTTCACAGGCTTTTCTCGCTATAAGTCACAAGTTCACGACCAAAACTTTTGCGCTTGATCTGAATGTCTTCAAAAAAACCTTCAGGCCAATCGCTGGTGAGTTTTTCAATTACAATCTTGTCTCCCACTTTGCTTAGTGAGACTTTTCCAGGAGGCAGTTCAAATCCTTTGGGAAGACGAACCGCCAGCGAATTGCCTGATTTAAAGACCATCGTTTCCATTCAGTGAGTATATACGCACCGTATATACTCACAACCACAAAATCGATTGACTGACACGACGAGCCACCAGTCGTGAACACTTCCGCACTAAGAAACTCTCAAAAAACGACCCGCCAGTTTCCAGGCGGGTCGCGACGATGGTCGGGGATCACTTCAATTCATCCATCAAAGAATCAATCAATCAATCGACACCGAGTCGCTGATGTCCCACTCGAAGGTGTTTTGCCAGACGCCGTCTTTTTCAAACACACGACCCTGCATGCTCTTGAAGGGTTTGATCCATTGCAGAGCCTGCTTCAATTGAGCCGCCTTCTCCGGCGTTTGATTGGGTGTGTTCGCGCTCACTCCTTCGACCAGTTCGGAAACCAGACCCAGGTCGAGCTTCCACACACAACCATCCACCGAATCAGCCACTGGTTTGGCCAGGGAGGCAGCAATGCCTTCAGCCGCACCTTTTGATGTGCTGAGGATCAGATGTTTGTCATTCAGGGTGCTGTTGGGAGTGAGATCACCGCTCAACAGTTCGAATTGATATGACCAGGTGGTGAATCCGTCCTTCTCCGTGCTTTCCAACGGAGGAATCAGCGACGGAGGGGCACCACCGCCCGGGGCTGCTCCACCACCTGCATTGGCTCCGAGCATCGCCGCGATCCCCGTCAGCGTGTCATTGATGGTCGTCCAACCCTTGGCCACTTCGGCACGGCTTTTGACTTCAGAAACCGTGGTGATCCGTGGGAATGGCTGGTCTTCACCGGCGGCAACACCAGGAAGCGGCGGGGTCACTCCGGCAAGGTCAATAAGAATGGCGGTTTCGGCACCGAGCCCCTTGTCGACAATGTCCTTGTCAGCCGCATAAACTTTCTGGAAAGTAGGCAGGATCAGCATGTCAAACATCGCCGCCTGCTGCTGGCCCTGAGCTCCGGCCACTCCGGCCTTGATCAGTTCCTTGGCACCCACATAAACCACGCCAAAAAGTTTTTCCAACCACGCGCGCAACTCCATGTTGAACTGTGGATTGCCATGATAGGTGATGCCAAACAGCGTTTTGTCCTGGTCAAGCAGGCCGGCATAATTGAGCGGTTTGCCCGACACCAGGAACTTGGGAGTCAAGCCGCCATACGACACGCCCTGCATGCCTTTCTCCCACCAGAAAGCACCAACGGCATCCGTCGCTTGGTGACCAAAAGCCGTTTTCTCCACCGTTGCCAACTCGTCGAGCTGGGCAGAAAGCACATTGCCCGCCTCACCGAACATGGCGTTGCCTTTCATCGCGGAAACCACGCCGCGCAGCATTGGCACAATCGGCTGGTCGTCATGCAGGGCCAGCATCGATTTTTCATTCAGAAAGCTGATCGCAAAAAGATCCTTGTCCTTGTGCGGAACAATCTTTTCCATCGCAGGACTGGCCAGCAACGAAGAAGCCGGATCCGCAGCAAACTTGAGGTGATCAAGATTTTTGCCGCTGGCAAAGATGATCTGCCCCTGAACCACGCCCCAGGCGACATGCATTTTCTTGGAACGCAGATCGGCGAAAAGTTTCTCCATCATTTTCCTCGACTCTTCCGAAATGTCGGGAGGAAGCTGGTCAAGACTGCTCTTCTGCATCTCCTCGTCAATCAGCAGGCTCACATCGATCAGCGCCGCTTTGAACGAATGTCCATCGGCGGTTTTATGATCGGTCACCTTGATCTTCTTCGCTTCAAGCTCTGCGATGGCTTTGGCAGGAATGAGTTTGGCGAGCTTTTGTTCGGCATCGTCCGCCTTGATGCCGATCATCAAAGGGAAGATTTCGATGTTTTTTACCAGCAATCCAGCGCGCTCCAGCGTCGCAGGGTCGTTGAGAATCGCCTGGAGATACATCAACGGGCCAGCCGCCATGCCGCCGCCCATGCCGGGTTGCAACCCAGCCGTCCCACCCGCCATCAACGCACGGAAGTTCATCTCGTTGTAGAAGCGGTTGAAATCGCGCAGGATACCAACGCTTTCAGAGAAGCCGGCAGCCCCGGCGATGAAAAAATCATCGCCCCAAAGCTGTTTGAGGGTATTCAGCGACTCCACGGCTTCAGGTGAGCTGTTCGAGGTGTCGGCAGCGGGCGTTTTGTCTTCGATCAACGCGCTGACATTCTTCCACCAGTTTGAAGCTTTGATGGCTTCGTTGTGCTTTTTCAACTGCACGCTGCCCAGGTAGAACTCGGTGTCAGAAGGAAGAATGGCCGCTCCTCCGAGCAGACCCGCTTTGTCCCCAAAAGCAGTGGAGGCTTCGCCAGCAGTAGTTGCTTTGGCCTGCGCCTCGGGTGCCGCCTCTTCTTTTTTACCACAATGGGTAAGGGCAAGCATTGGGAGCATGGCGGCAGCCAGAACAGGCGCACGGAAAAAAGGATGTCGACGTCTCATAATAAGAAATGAAGCTGAATGGAGAATGCCTTTTGGCTTCTGGTTTTTTTCCAATCCGATCATGTTGTGACTGCTTGTGGTGAAATTTCAAGCGAAAGGAACAGAATGCTTTCCATGCGACGCCTTTTTTGTAGTATGGTCGGGATTGCATGAAAGAATTCGCCTTCATCCACGAACACGGTCAGGTCCCGCCGTCGCTGCGCTCGCTTCCGTTTCTGGGATCATTCAACGACGATCAGCTTGACGATGTCCTCAACTCCAGCAGCTACATCAACTGCGAAGAGGGCGATGTCATTATCGAGGAAGGCACCTTCGACTCGCGCATCTACATTCTGCTCAGCGGTGCGGTCAATGTCTGCAAGGACAACAAGGTGCTCGTCACCATCGAACGTTCCGGTGAAGTTTTCGGAGAGATCGCCGTGGTCAACGAAGATCGCCGCAGCGCCTCAGTCGTTGCGGCCAAGCGGTCCGTCTGCCTCGCGGTTGACCAAAAATTCCTGCAGGACTTCAAACCGCGCGACGAAGATCCCGCCTTTTACGCCGCCCTCTACGAATTCATCGCCCGCGTCACCGCCGCGCGGCTCCAGAGCACCTCCCGCCGCCTCACTGAGGTCGAACTCGAACTGCGCGCGCTGAAAGAACAGATGGCCAACTCTTCCGTTGCTACGCGTGCAATACCAACGGTCGCCAAACCCAAGGGCAAGGCAAAACCATCCCGCAAAAAACTGACCGCAAGCGCTTGACCCAGCCTGCACGCAGTGAATTACCGGAGAAACAGGAAGGTGCCTCTGAGGCCTCCCTGCTCAATGGTCAGCGCAGCTTCCGACTGGAAATGTTGCAGGTGGCCAGGCTCGCCCCCAAAGTTTTGGGCGACGCCGCCGGTCTGGTTTCATCTTTCATGCAATCCCAGCTGACGCCCCATGGCGGATTTGGTGATCGTGATGGCCGACCCGATCTCTACTACACGGTGTTCGGACTCGAAGGGTATCTCATTCTGCAACTCGATCTGCCACTGGACAGCGCTGCTTCTTATTTGCGCACCTTTGAAGATGGCGCAGGCCTCGATTTTGTCCATCTCTGTTCCTTGGTGCGCTGTGCCGCCAATCTGGGCATTCCCATTTTCACGACGGAACAACAAACCCGCCTCGCCGAACGCGTGGAAGCCTTTCGCACCCCCGACGGAGGTTATCACGGCTCCCCCAACAAAGCCCGGGGTTCCGCCTACGGAGCGCTGCTGGCCTGTGGACTCTACGCCGACCTCGGCCTGATTCCGCCCGATCCCGAACGGCTCGGGCTCTCGCTGCTCGGATTGCAACTCGACGACGGCTCCTACGCCAATGAACCCGGTCTTCGCCAGGGCACCGTCACCGCCACCGCCGCCGCCGTCACCCTGTTGCGCCTCGCAGGAGCGCCCACCGATCCCCGCACCGGAGAATGGCTGCTCCGCCAGGCTTTGCCACAGGGCGGATTCCTCGCCACCCCGGGTGCCCCCCTGCCGGATCTGCTCAGCACCGCCACTGCACTTCACGCTCTCTCCAGCCTTGAAGTCGATTTCAGCAGTGTGAAAGAACCTTGTCTGGATTTTGTGGATTCGCTGTGGTCAGCCGAAGGAGGTTTTCATGGCCATTGGGCCGACGATGACCTGGACGCCGAATACACCTGCTACGGGCTCCTCGCTCTCGGCCACTTGAGTTATTGAGTGCTCGCCCCGATTTTCCGCAGAGATTGCCAAAATTCCCGCATCCTGAACGTCTATCAGCTTCGATGACACATGGCACGAATGCCCGTATCGTCTGAATTCGCTTGATTTACTGATCGAGAAAATTCATGTTTGTGAAGTTTATACCGCACCTTTGGACCATTGAAACGTCCTTTTTTTCGGTGATAATCTGCAATCGAGGCAAAGTGCTTAGTCCCCCCAACTCTCTATGGCCTTTTCCATCCGTTCACTCTTCAGCCCGGATAACGACGGGCAACCCATTGATCGTCCTCTTTCCGAGGGGATGCCAATCTCCGTTCCATCACCCACTTCAAGTTCAGCTTCCAAGTCCCAAAATATGTCTGAAGCTGAATCTACCAATTTGCTGTTCAAGGTCATTCGAGGCAAAGAGTCCAGCTCAGGACCAATCCACTCACCTTTCTCTCCTGTTTCGGGGGCACCCGAATCGGCCCCTTTGACCATTGGCGACGTTCTCTCAGCACTGCCCGCCGAATCGCTCTCCCAGGCCCGCATCGATCCCTCCACACCGCTCCCAGTGCAGAAGGAGTCCATTGAACGCGCGCTGCGCAGCGGTCAGGCGTCCCTGCCACTTCACGAAGTCTTCCGCGCCTGCCCTTCCCTGTTTGCCCAGCAGATCGCCCAAGACGACCCTCGACGCGTTTCGCTGCCCGCAGCCAAGATCGTCAAACTCCTCGCTTCGTTCGGATCTCCATCTCCGGCCAACCATCCGGGTCCCGAAGGCAATCCCGCCGCCGCCTCTTCAGTGTTTTCCGTCGCAACTCCCGCTGAATCGCCCCCAACCCCGACCCCTGCCAACGTCAAGATCTCTGCCGCCAAAGATCCGGTGTCCGGCCTCTTCTCACAGGACGCCAACTGGCCCCCCCCTCCACCCAAGGCATCCGGCCAGCTGCCCGATGGTTCAAACGGCTACACTGATTCCGTCAAATCAAGCCCCTTCTCATTTGCCCAGAAAGCAGATCAGGTGCCGAATCCGGCCCCCGCAAATTCACCGCCAACCACTCCCCCCTCATTGACCAATCCTTTCGAACGCATCACGGCATTGGCCAAAGTTCCAGACCCGACACCAGGCAGCCAGGCGCCTGCCGTTCCCGCCCCGCCAGCGCCGCCCGTCGTTACCGCCCCCTCAACATCTTCCAACGAGAAATTACGTCTTCCAC comes from Phragmitibacter flavus and encodes:
- a CDS encoding type II toxin-antitoxin system VapC family toxin; translated protein: MKRLLLDTNVCIDLLRGHKLVTTHFRAHKPAELVLSTITEFELYQGAERAGPDYQVEEGRKVALLLSHLEILPFDSRCAKEAATINAKLLNAGMPISLPDVFIASLALVLKLSLVTNNVRDFSRIQGLQIIDWRKA
- a CDS encoding antitoxin; translated protein: METMVFKSGNSLAVRLPKGFELPPGKVSLSKVGDKIVIEKLTSDWPEGFFEDIQIKRKSFGRELVTYSEKSL
- the nuoF gene encoding NADH-quinone oxidoreductase subunit NuoF; the encoded protein is MAKAELSYKTGKQPHPREHRLIFRNIDREGYDPSIECYQKHGGYDQLRKAIGMERQTIIDEVKKSGLRGRGGAGFPTGVKWGFIPPTNTKPVYLICNADESEPGTFKDRYIMHQDPHQLVEGMIISCFAVKAQLAYIYIREEFPQAAIILEKALAEARAQNFLGKNILGSGFDLEIHVHRGAGAYICGEETGLIESLEGKRPYPRIKPPYFPAALGLYMSPTIVNNVESLCHVKHILEIGGEEYAKLGTPNNTGTRILCVSGDVQKPGYYEIQVGKLTMREVIEDLCGGLKPGRKLKAIIPGGSSSKVLRADETYKLKDGRELTIWDIPMDFDTMAACGSMAGSGGVIIMDDSRSMSWVINNLNNFYAHESCGQCTPCREGSLWMKKISDRIVAGNASPSDVDELERVANQIEGKTICAFGEACSWPTQSFVKKFREELTGDTKPDLEGLIKNPESALAAASLVA
- a CDS encoding prenyltransferase/squalene oxidase repeat-containing protein, with amino-acid sequence MTQPARSELPEKQEGASEASLLNGQRSFRLEMLQVARLAPKVLGDAAGLVSSFMQSQLTPHGGFGDRDGRPDLYYTVFGLEGYLILQLDLPLDSAASYLRTFEDGAGLDFVHLCSLVRCAANLGIPIFTTEQQTRLAERVEAFRTPDGGYHGSPNKARGSAYGALLACGLYADLGLIPPDPERLGLSLLGLQLDDGSYANEPGLRQGTVTATAAAVTLLRLAGAPTDPRTGEWLLRQALPQGGFLATPGAPLPDLLSTATALHALSSLEVDFSSVKEPCLDFVDSLWSAEGGFHGHWADDDLDAEYTCYGLLALGHLSY
- a CDS encoding PEP-CTERM sorting domain-containing protein (PEP-CTERM proteins occur, often in large numbers, in the proteomes of bacteria that also encode an exosortase, a predicted intramembrane cysteine proteinase. The presence of a PEP-CTERM domain at a protein's C-terminus predicts cleavage within the sorting domain, followed by covalent anchoring to some some component of the (usually Gram-negative) cell surface. Many PEP-CTERM proteins exhibit an unusual sequence composition that includes large numbers of potential glycosylation sites. Expression of one such protein has been shown restore the ability of a bacterium to form floc, a type of biofilm.) codes for the protein MKWVTQTAVVGWMGMVCFCSSIASAATVISFSPHSAGPNGDMLVGDLAGAPGVRVGNWNNFNQNNALLDASDSVIYEDGTLVGGSFSMSFTFTGGIGTGGNFGNRTGESTNDAQLFNGVADVFTSATAAFSNIPFAAYDLYVYMFDDGASRIGGFTVGSTTYYARGGAGMPNTSGTGYVLSTDTTIVNGVDASVTQGNYVKFSGLTGSDLLLTLFAADGSTTTERSKVAGFQIVQVPEPSRAVLLMIAFSAITARRGRVSV
- a CDS encoding Crp/Fnr family transcriptional regulator, whose translation is MKEFAFIHEHGQVPPSLRSLPFLGSFNDDQLDDVLNSSSYINCEEGDVIIEEGTFDSRIYILLSGAVNVCKDNKVLVTIERSGEVFGEIAVVNEDRRSASVVAAKRSVCLAVDQKFLQDFKPRDEDPAFYAALYEFIARVTAARLQSTSRRLTEVELELRALKEQMANSSVATRAIPTVAKPKGKAKPSRKKLTASA